The DNA segment TTTTCAAAAAGTGTACTAGTTTTGAAAAGTGAAAACTTGAAGGGACTATTTCTGACAAATTCCCTAATTTACACTTAAAAATCATCGTAGATCCAtgacactaaaaaaaaaaaatgtcataaattttcaaaaatttggaAATCTTTGTTTTTCCCgccaaaaacatttttttttttttttttacatttatgaCACTTTTTCATTTTGTCCTCTCAATTTGGCTATAGAGATGTGTCATGGTATTCCATTTTTCTTATAGtgattatattaataatatggtATTTTAATACCGAGTATAAATGTCAATTAGAGATGTGAAAGTATATTATTATTGACatgaacataattcaactactatataatatatattcttGACCTAAATATTAGAGGTTTAAATCTCCCACCCTGCATGTTATTGAACTCGAAAAATGAAGAAGTCTATCATTTtacaaaacaaaatcaatttaataaattagaagTTGTACTAAGAAAAGTTAAACCTTAAAATGTCACGTTGTGTTTAAATAGAAAATTGCAAATGTCTTGATTAACAAAAAAGTGGAAATGTGATAAAAATCAACTAAACTTATGTAATAATGTTGCCAAGAGGATCACCTGACATTTGCGTGCCACTATTGGTGAATTTGTATTTTAGAAAATAAGTCAGTTGTAAAACAAGTAAAATCATACACTTACGTGGTGCTTGCCACAACACTCTAATGCTTAAGTTATTTAAGCACAAGAGTTCGAGCAAATTTTTTTAGGGAAGAATGAACTTACCTGTTATGGAACTTTCATACTCATTATATGATGGGACTAAACCTAAGATATCCTTCGTCATTCTAGGAAAATGATTTAGATTtcgttgatccttttacaaataGGACTCCTAAGATTGGATCGGGCTGTACGACTGAAACGAGTAAAGGGCATGCCAATGATAGGCCCCAAAATGAAGGCCATATTGGCCTCGACCTTTGAGGCCAATGTGGCCTAATTTCTTTGTCCACTTCTTCCATATAACTCTCTTCAACATGTGTCCTGCCATTCTCGGGTCCATTTGAGGATGGGACAACCTTCCCAATTTTACCTTCAGGATATAGCACTGGCAAGAAAAATAGcaaatttttaaagtttcatttggaaaaatggtaaaaaggTTTCAAATTTGATCATAAAAACAAATTCGAATATAAATCGGAGAGAAAAATCTggaagttttgtttttattgtgACTAATTCGAaaagtagttagataaaatctaatatgacaataaaatataaattcaaatataattcgaGGGAGAAAAATGAgctcatatatttatatttacactatgttcataattttattttcatttaagttTCAACAATTACACTTTATTTATAACTTCATCAATCACAAAACCTACGAATCCATAAAGGAAAAACAGTAAGAAGCCTAGCTCGTTGTAGAGGCATAGCAAAAACAACAAGATTGTAAACTCAAAGtgaatatttatttgtttgtcaaaaagataaattaatggtataataatataataaacatgattaaaagatataaaaaatgataaaattcgAATGGAATATACAATTTgttagatgataatatgtataaaataatgagtAAAATCTTAAtcgaaaataaatatattaatccaaatttaaaataataaaaattaataagattatgtaaaatctaaagatctattataaattaaaatcaaaatggtgatATCAAATTAGAGATTGATTCATTCTGAATATTCTTTAAAGTGATTATATCAAAtcaaatatgatattaaaccgccaattcaaaattcaaatttggtgAAGAATCCACCCCTTATCTCTTGAATCCGTTAGGTTGGAATCTCATAAACCCTTTTCATTTACACTGGATTTCTATTTAGAATTAATATAtggtataacaattatattttatatttgaaaatcttGTTACCCGACCATATTAGGGGCAACTTTGGAATTATAAAAGTGTTCGTCGTGTAAACGGCATACGTTTTACcaaaattcttattattttcggtttttgaaaaaaagaaaggaaaaaaaaaaaaaaaaaaaagatcccCCAATTTTACCATTTCCTCCCATTTCTTCCGAATTTACTTTCTTTCTTGAGCAACCTTATAGGTCCAAAATAACATAACTTtctattaaaatttcataattattttatgtaCTTTGAAACAAACCTTACCTACATGGACATTAAATAAATCCTATCGAAGATCAAACACTTCAGAATGTAACCacataattaaaacatatttgtaacaaataataataactttggTAATttgcttaaaataaaaaatatatttttttaaaggtatTAGATTTACTAAAAAGAGGGGACCTTATATCCTAAAATTAAGACACAAACAAAACACCACAAAACAAGAGAACAgagaataaaaaatacaaataaaatagaaaaaaaatacgCACACATGACATAAGGGAAAATGTCTCATGAAGAATAGGATGTTGGAGTCCCACAAAGAAGGCCCAAGATACTTAGAACAACAAATAAGAACCTTAGACTGAACAACCATACTAATCACTAGGGAGGAAGTAACACCATGGATATGCATATTTCATTCGCGCCAAACATGGTAAAGAACATCACACAAAAAAACTTTTCAGACCTTACGCCTTAGCCGATTATTTGCACTAAGGTTTAAAATCTAATCGAGTTTCGTATCCTAATGTGAGTTTCTATGAGAACACCTTTCCGATAAAAAAAACATGTCCCCTCAAACATCTTActaaaaggatattcaaaaaataaatgatccctAGACTCAACTTCACTTGTACGTAGAACATAATCACTTGATATATCAGAGCACTGTATACAAATATGATATTGTATTTGTAAACAATTTCAAACAATAGGCCATATAATGAACGAATGTTTGGGAAGATTACTTCTACACCAAAAGAGGCTAGTCAAAGGCACCACAGAATTCCTaggtgttggggtttgtgccctaaagtctcgtgtcctatagtttataaacgattttgtacgaacgcttgtgatgtataatatatgtaacgacccaaccccctaggacttaagttagactattactaaatacatgcatgcatggaacttaaaacgacactattttatggtgaaataaatgctaaataaataaggtaagtgcaaaaggctttcattaaattcaaatattaaaaacaacaataggatacccataaatcataaaggataagaaataagtctgaaaatgattcttaatagtaagtttcaaacatcaaaattaaaagttaagaaaaacatgaaaaaaaatctaaatctcatgagcggaagcataaaactagtcccagtggctcgatcacgaatttcgtTTGTCCATCACCGGTGCATCTCttcccttacctgaaacaacaacatgagaaagaatgagtataaaatactcagtaagtaaccccactactggggtaaGGTTAGGcgtctatgtcctctagatgcctacctctggtggaacatataaactgtcctagtcttcatgggacacatacatacatgaaaaattgagttatatcctactgtagctaaatatgcccactacctctggtgaatcccgaaggaagcacaatctagtgaatctcgaaggaaacataaaccggtgaatcccgaaggaaacacaaactggtgaatcccaaaggaaacaaaaactggtgaatcccgaaggaaacacaatatctggtgaattccaaaggaaacacaaaccggtgggcattctaactaatcagtaaaatcactatcacaatctcaacatggttatataacatacatatacatctcatcatcatgattctacaatatacatataaatttcttcatcatagcTTTACAACATATGTATGCATCTCATCCTCCTCAGATTCAGCAGGATCtccaataaaaaataatatactcaaatcatactagtattcaaacatctctatgtgCAACTAGCCTTTTAAACTCTCATATCAgcaaagcatacataaacatcaaatatcaatatatcctcagtaaatcatatttgtcaATTCCTGACTCCAGTCATTTCAAACCTCAATCAATGAAGGCAGAAATAAATATCATGCTAACTGAtaatcctcaataaatcataattatcattgtTGGGCACTAGGGAAGTTCCAGTAGTTGGCCCtaaaatcaaagggaagcaaaattcaatattttcaagataatcagtttgaatatctaatcaattaaattcaattttaatcaataaaagtttttcaattatttcaatttaaccccaattttccaaataaaagggaaatttaaactcaataattttagataattaacttaaattttcctgaaattcgggatgctacaatatatatactatttacttcacttattgactttgcacatttagatgtttttattttaccacaaaccaataaacttaatatccctggttgtctttatataacttaagcatgtatgtagtgacatacaagtggatcatgtcttaagtgacaaccaaaatggtctgtagtacaggaggaaaactttatcctggtaacaatacagacgcgacccgctttgtggaatagttacaagtgttatgacttgtcaaaaatagtctgatcctaatcattcatgtaggggacatgcgagcaggggcgtcctatacaaagaatttttataagacctgactacgaagtgttaacgtctcataatataactccgttcatgacagagactttacttcactaggatgaccataggtaacatgaccttaatcctgagtgagttgggaactcctgccattgaggatggtcttttgatttgcatgggtgcaagtggccagagagctgactcaaacctacccctttggggattcgtctgatttgggagctgagaactcagcttcacaagatggagttcactccttccccgtagtaggggtaagtagatagattgctctcttaagggctgatcccgggacttgaacaatgtggtgccacacaccttctcatgacccgagaggtgttcacacatagtagaactatgttgtattttttaGTAGAGGTATCAAcgatacttaagaagtaagatgtaactatagggaaaaaatggtaaattggcccagctatacttacgagcatctgtgaatggtcatcgtaatgatgattggttatatcaaatggatattaaaatatatctatagtaagaagagttccactgtcggtctttagtggaatgcctgacagttaacggatggtggatatcgtggctaaagagtttaatcagttattcacgtaccattggagcttcgagccataggtccataagatccccttggtagcttggatacaagttgagaatcagtttttgggttagtttgaaatgttcaaattgacaagagggagttcgattatatatatgatataattgatctagttaattatatatgatattaactttatgtatgagatacactaatttggagaaaattgaatgtaaatatgatttatatctagtggaagaaaaatactatggttaatagATGATATtaatctataggttatgaatataatgtgattatattcattgtctattaattggacgaTTAAAGGATAATAGGTCgtcgtctcttctgttttcataacggatgagtaaATTTAAAAATCGCTTTGAGACACTTAAATAGCTCACTGTGTGTTGAGCATTGGATGAGCGAACATAGTAttgaagtgtgtcatcgcttagtaaaatcagtgcctatacgatagtgttgaacgatcgcttacctacaCGATAGTGTtgagcgatcgcttaacacTTACACCCGCGcccgctatttactaaacgatcgtttagcacccgatatttactaaacgatcatatagacgatcgtttagcttttcctacataatcatttagacgatcgcttattttttcctacgcgatcgtatacttcacctgaacgatcaagcattttgtctatacgatagacgagcctttcttccacttgcttgatcattgtatatgatctcccttcctcctcccctttaccaaatccgaacaaaagCCCACCTTtaggattctcactccgagaatactgagggctctaagtggtgatGTCATCCCCGTTTTCTTCTATTtgtgtggagactgttcgaggtagacgattgggattTGCTGAACGATAGCTTGTCGTTCCAATgaaagcgagatttgctgtgaagaaaagttttcaattggtatgacctctcgatctcttatttattgttccttTGAGCAAGCCCAGTAATTTAGtgttatgaatgcatattagtatgttttaaatgtatatgtggaaattttgtcacaataaattggaaagatccgcttccgctcgcaggtactcttgaataagagttccttcactaggATGTAAGGATTTTTTGGCACTAACGATCAAGTACTAAACAGTCGAAAGATAAGACTCCAACTAAATCAACACTGTCAGCCATCACCAACTTTGGTAATTTGAAATATAGTTGTTAGTTTATTTATTGGGGTGGATATTTAAATATCCATACATACAAACTCTcacttataatattaaaaaatatatatacattcatGTGTTATTTGAAATGACTTATTTCAAAGAtgaaaatatttgatataattaacatatatatttgttgtgaaaaaaaaggattttcaaaaaataaaaaataagagaaactacTTACTTAAAATAGTAAATTTTCGTTTTAAATTTCTATccgtttctatcattgatatacaCGAGTAGACTTATATCTAATGATAAATTTCTACGAATAATAGTTGTTAACAGAAAtctacttattttttttattatttctataaatagtttaatatttttttaaaaaaaaatcaatatttccTTTTATCTTCAATTTCCCACTCTTCCGTGCGCATCAAATTCAATCATcagattatttatttttctttttaaattttaaaaaaccatccttatttttcttattactaAACCCTATTTCTCGTCCAGCCACTCTCTCCGTCCATTGCTGCACCCTGCCCGCCGCCGCACTCCGCTCGCTGTTCCTGCCCGACGCCGTCTCAGCAGCTGCCGTCGGATGCTGCGTTTCTAGCTGCCGCAGCCTCACCCTTTCGAAGAAGTGCCTGCTGCCCCCTTCCTCTGAGTTACTTATATCTGTTTTCATTCTTCTTACAAGCACAGTAGTTCAGCCCCTTACCCGGGCCGCCGTCGCTCATTTTTCAGATCTCcaaggttttattttttttgttttagtttgtttCGTTGGACTATGCTTGTTTATTCTCTTCACGGACGGAGAAGAAAATCAAGaacaatttgttctttttttagttGTTGATTGCTTCTTCAACCATTGCTCAAGTAGtctaaatgaaaatataaatctAAGAACGTGTATTAGAggaaaaaatgaatcaaaaggAATAAAGGAAAACATATCATTTCTATccgaaatcaatatttgaagaGGATAAAATGTTTAAGAAGATGAGCAAAGCAAAAGAGAAAATTCACTTAGTTTAGTTGGGTATAAAAAAGTTGTTGGAACGGAAAGGCTGCAATTGAAATTATTgttatcaattaaataaaacccaacaatgaACAAATAAAATAGAAAGTTAACATTGAGTTTAAGTTTGACTGAGGGACATTGAGGCTTCTTGAATATTGAGGAAACTATGGATGCCTATGAACTGGCATAGGGTGGCTTTTTGTGGCACTGGCGTAAACTAAATTTATATAGAAAATGAAATCATATGGGGTTAGTTTAATATCCTGTATTTTTTTGGGCATCGGAACACACTGATATGTTATGCTTCCAAATTCAGGGTGTTTCAAACAGGTGTTAAGACTGTTGAAATATTTTGTTTGGGATAAGCTCTGCATTAGAATCAGGTACTATGGCTGATGTCGGGAATGCAGTAGAATTGGTGAGAGGTGCAAAGAGGAGGAAAAAGATGGGTTCTAGGAACAATAAAAGACCGAGGATGATGGGTGGAAGTGGAAACAAAGTTAAGGTTGATAGGAAGATGAAGAAACTCTTCCAAAAACGGGCGCGTGAGTATAATTCAGAGGATGACGACAACGATGAGAAGGCTCCGATGGTtgaaaatgagagaaaagttTTGGTGTGCAGTCATGCGGAGGAGGTTGGGGATGAAGAGTTTTCTGAGGGTGAAGATGAAGGGAAGGATGTGAATGCAGATGTCGAGCTGTCcgaagatgatgaaaatggtGAAATTCAACCAGGTATAACGAAGTTTGCAGAAGGTTGTAGAGCCTTTCGAGCTGCATTCAGGAGTATTCTCAAGAAGAGCATATCTGATGAAACTCTggtagtttatattttaaatgtgtCTGAATTATTTTTGCTAGTTGAAGTAGTGAAGAAATGATTGTGCCATATTTGTGTTGCAGGGTCCTATATTATCAGCAAACAAGAAGCTTATTGTTGAAAAGCTTGCAGAAGAGGAAGCTGAGCGGAAGGTTAAAGGATTGGCCAAAAAAGAGAAACAACTggtattttctttcaaataaaatatcttgtTTGTTGTATGATTTAGCTTTTGCTTAAAATTggttgattgtaaatgtttgaatattgtAGGTAGGTGAAAAAGGTCATGTGAAACCTGCTACCTACCTGGATTCTCATGAAAAGTTTCTTATTGGTGTTGCTACAAAAGGAGGTAGCCTAGTTCTATTTTACTTTGAGATGGGTgtggttattttttttatttgactggGATCATTACATCTCTCATCATACTAACACATTTATCTCCATGTGTATTGTTGCTTGCTGATTGTCAGTTGTCAAGTTGTTTAACGCTGTAAGTAGCCAAATTTTGATTTCAGACAACTTTTTTGCCACATCCTCCTTGTTTATGTTGCATTTATCACTGAATTCCACTATTTTCAATATGATACAGGTCAACAAGGCACAACATGCTCAGAAGGGTTTGAATCCTTCAAGAACTAAAGATGCTAAAGGTATTATGCCTCCTACGTAACTTAGATCTCAGAAGTTAACAAAATCTCAAATTGTGTAGAAGTAAATATAATCTTCACTTTCTTTTCCCTTGCCTTGTGAATATGCTGTCCCTCTAAAGCATTCAATTGATTTTGTTGTAAATGCATGTTGCATTGTATATATTCTTGTAGCTTGATTTTCCGAGTCATGTGATGTATGTCTTATATTTCATTTTGTGGTTTCTGCTTTGATGAGTCATAGGCTAGTTGGCTAATTTATTGACTTTGTTTGGAATTATATGTATGTGATGACTTTGCAGCAATCAGTGATTTACGAGTTACGTCCCTCGAATTTATCGACCTATTAGTTTCTCATGCTTACTTCCAGTCAACTTAGCCTTCCCCTATTTTCTTATATAGGATTATTTCATGTTCGTAACCTTGTTAGACCCATTTTGTCTGTGTATTAAGGCATTTATCCTTTCTTTCTTGACTTGTGAATGTGAGTTGCCATTCAAGATTTGAGGGTGAAACCATGTCTTGAGTGGTTTTTCATTCTATCTATCTCATTCTGACCAATTGATTTGGTTTATACTGCCAGCTATAAATAAGCGCAGAAAAGAAGCTTTCTTTTCTGAGTTGGGCAAGCCAACTTTGTCAGCAACAAACAGTAATGCAAAGGTTGGATATTTTTCTGCTTTTTCGTCTTCCGATTTTAACGAAGTGCTGgtaaattctatttttaatcCTTACAATTGATGTTACTTTCTACAAACACCGATTCTCTGTGCACCGATTATCCGTGGCCTTCTTAATTATCACCTTCATCATCATTATTGTATGTGGGCAGTGGAATGGGGAAGGGTAGGGATGTCCATGGGTCCACAGGGATAGGGATGACTGACTTTCATGTCCCCACAAAATTTCATGTTAGATTTTATGAGGATTGGGACAGGGTCTCCTGCAGAAAATTCAcgataacaacaacaataaaaatgatacaaaattttaaaaaaggtaAATGGGATGGGGAACGGGACCAAGCCCTGCAGGGAAAATTGCATCGATCGGGGTGTTGATTAAGTGAGTGAAACTTAGGTCACCATCATATACTATCTGTTCTTTCATGTCCATAATGCAACAAACTCAAATGGCCATCTCTGTGTCGAACAGTTAAACACATCAGGTGGTGCAGCGGACGCTGAAGGCCCTGCCTGGGCTCCATTACGTGATAATTATATGCTGACCAATTCCAAGTTAAAAGACTGGGATAAGATGCCAGTAAGAGTCGATATACTTTTGAAGCCTAATGTCGGTTGCATCTCTGTTTCTTTCGCATGTTGATCAATTATACCTGTGCAGGATAATATGACGACGATGGCCGAGGACAATGGGAGGATGTTGGAAGACAGTAGTTCAGATGAAGATGATTGACTAGTCTAAAACTTCCAAGTGAATTTTGCCTAGTTTGTTGTAGCTTTCAAGTTGCTTATACTCACAAAGCTGGGTTCCATTTTGGCTTGTTAGCAAATTCACCATGTATGCCTCAGCTAttcaaaaagaaagaatttcttCCCTCTATTTCTTTGTCCAATTTTTAAATCTGCCCTTTGGTGAGATTCAACTGTATAAATGTCGCCCATTTTGTAGGTTTTTTTCGAGCAAATTGGTTTGAAAATACAAATTTTGGTCTACATTTGTATGGATTtgcataattaatttgaaagaaatgtGTATTTAACCTGCATCCCAACACTTGGATTGTAAAGTGACCAACTGTAAAAGAGATGGTGTTCaagcaaaatttaattattctcTCCATCGAAATTTTTCGAGCACTAAATATAGGACAGGTTGTCTCGAAAGTATAGTAAATGATTTTCTTAATTGATTgataataaaagaatatatcttggattttcaaaaatagaaaaataaggaaaaatatttacacaaataacaaaatttaattattttctccaTCTTCGGTTCTCcttccttttctcctccattcccttcttctccttattattctttaatggtaaatcttcttcttctctattaTAGTTTTGTTGCTAGTTCAAGAATGTAAATTAgtttttcttcaattataaatcatcatcttcttcttctctatttataattttgttactAGAAATGAAAGGCTAAATTATAGACCAAGTGATAGTAGTTTTTTGGTAGTTTTGTTGCTAGTTCCAAAATAGTAATTAGAATGATAATCATAGATAATGGAAGGTAAATGATAGATCAAGTGATAGAAtattatcattatctatcataGAAcattatcattatctatcataGAACATTATCATATATtactgtctatcaatgataaacagtgatagactactagtaataattttctttttaattttgttgtCATCAACTATACAATAGtcgttgttattgaatatgaaaattttgttgcttTAGATAGTTGTGATAGCCATtgttatcactatctatcacaaatagacactgatagactactatcaatATATAATCATTTTGTTGTTGCTAGTTTTTTTTATAGGTAGTTTATAATACATATACTAAACATTGTTATTGATTGCTTTTAGATAGTTGTGATAGACACTGTTGTCAATGTTGGTCATAGAtagtgtctattagtgatagaagctgATATaaatttatcactaatagaagcttatagaagtctatcggtgcctattagtgatagaagctgATATaaatttatcactaatagaacctcctattccacctctggacgctactcgaaatgttcgggcgACATACGAGCGTTGAACATGGGCAAACGAGAAgtcccgagcctatatcttggccaaccTTAGTGACATGTTGGCCAAGAaccatgagcccatggtctcaacacgtgagatcatagagtcctgcgggaatgttcggacagccGTCTGGACAGCTAAAGCATGAGACTCTGAAACACATCTTTAGCTTCAAAATGGAGAAAGGaacctctattcgtgaacatgtgctgaatatgatggtccactttaacgttatggagatgaatgggtctaaaatcgatTGAGGGCAGTCaagttagcattatcc comes from the Benincasa hispida cultivar B227 chromosome 5, ASM972705v1, whole genome shotgun sequence genome and includes:
- the LOC120078697 gene encoding RRP15-like protein, with translation MADVGNAVELVRGAKRRKKMGSRNNKRPRMMGGSGNKVKVDRKMKKLFQKRAREYNSEDDDNDEKAPMVENERKVLVCSHAEEVGDEEFSEGEDEGKDVNADVELSEDDENGEIQPGITKFAEGCRAFRAAFRSILKKSISDETLGPILSANKKLIVEKLAEEEAERKVKGLAKKEKQLVGEKGHVKPATYLDSHEKFLIGVATKGVVKLFNAVNKAQHAQKGLNPSRTKDAKAINKRRKEAFFSELGKPTLSATNSNAKLNTSGGAADAEGPAWAPLRDNYMLTNSKLKDWDKMPDNMTTMAEDNGRMLEDSSSDEDD